From a region of the Hymenobacter jejuensis genome:
- a CDS encoding AI-2E family transporter: MLPPPNNFNQPRHPNPTSEVRQQPVIYYTFMLIGLSLLVFVLNRLDDILLPIAFAGLLSILLLPLCRWLETRKVPRILAIILVLLLVILTIAGIMYAFASQIIQFQSELPKLQSQLNQYFNQIQQIIYQKFGIQPISKDELTDSIVKSMKKSAGGVLGTTFNTTTAVFSNLTLVIIYIFCLLLYRDHLRQFMFRFVAPDKRTTVLTTIDNIQVVVQAYITGLFTVIIIVSVLNAIGLLVLGVKFAIFFAIFASVLAIIPYIGIMIGAAVPAIVTLVETGSPLRAAGVVGVFLVVQFLEGNFITPMITGSKVSINPMAAIIALILGGELWGTPGMILSIPLIAVLKVVLDASKTTEPWGFLLGDIAEGEDTIPADKNEPGFFGRLWGRLRGQA, translated from the coding sequence ATGTTACCCCCTCCCAACAATTTTAATCAGCCGCGGCATCCCAATCCAACGTCTGAGGTGCGTCAGCAACCGGTGATTTACTACACGTTCATGCTGATTGGCTTGTCGCTGCTCGTGTTCGTCCTAAATCGGCTCGACGATATTCTGCTGCCCATCGCGTTTGCTGGTTTGCTGTCGATCCTGCTGCTGCCCCTGTGTCGGTGGCTGGAAACGCGCAAAGTGCCTCGCATTCTGGCTATTATCTTGGTGTTGCTACTAGTGATTCTGACCATTGCTGGCATTATGTATGCCTTTGCTTCGCAGATTATTCAGTTTCAGAGCGAGCTGCCGAAGCTGCAAAGTCAGCTAAATCAGTACTTCAACCAAATCCAGCAGATTATCTACCAAAAGTTTGGTATTCAACCCATTAGCAAAGACGAGCTTACGGACTCTATTGTAAAGTCCATGAAGAAGTCGGCCGGCGGGGTACTGGGCACCACCTTCAACACGACTACGGCGGTGTTTAGCAACCTGACGCTGGTTATCATTTACATCTTCTGCTTGCTGCTCTACCGCGATCACCTGCGCCAGTTCATGTTCCGCTTCGTGGCGCCGGATAAGCGCACCACCGTGCTGACGACCATCGACAACATTCAGGTGGTGGTGCAGGCGTACATCACGGGACTTTTCACGGTAATCATCATAGTATCAGTGCTTAACGCCATTGGCTTGTTGGTACTGGGCGTGAAGTTTGCCATCTTCTTTGCCATTTTCGCTTCGGTGCTGGCCATCATTCCCTACATCGGCATCATGATCGGGGCGGCCGTGCCGGCTATCGTGACGCTGGTGGAAACGGGTTCGCCCCTGCGGGCGGCGGGCGTGGTGGGCGTGTTTTTGGTGGTGCAGTTTCTGGAAGGCAACTTCATTACGCCCATGATTACGGGCTCTAAAGTGAGCATCAACCCGATGGCCGCCATTATCGCTCTGATTCTGGGTGGCGAACTCTGGGGCACGCCGGGCATGATCCTGAGCATTCCGCTGATTGCCGTGCTGAAAGTGGTACTGGACGCCTCCAAAACGACGGAGCCGTGGGGCTTCCTGCTCGGCGACATTGCCGAAGGGGAAGACACCATTCCGGCGGACAAAAATGAGCCGGGCTTTTTCGGGCGGCTCTGGGGCCGGCTGCGGGGCCAGGCGTAA
- a CDS encoding PA2169 family four-helix-bundle protein codes for MAAITEDIARAYNDLVEINKTGAKGYQEAAEGVSNPQLKSELSRFSQQRAQFASDLEQHAQQYGISPQNESTVEGVVADAAAAVHRGWINIKSAITGQDDSAILGECETGDKVALEAYEKAMSTGLPAEAKNVIQKQHSEILAAKNQITTLKGQTH; via the coding sequence ATGGCTGCTATCACAGAAGACATCGCCCGCGCATATAATGACCTCGTTGAAATCAACAAAACCGGCGCTAAGGGCTACCAAGAAGCCGCAGAAGGCGTAAGCAATCCCCAGCTGAAATCGGAGCTGAGCCGCTTCAGCCAGCAGCGCGCCCAATTTGCCTCCGACCTGGAGCAACATGCTCAGCAATATGGCATTAGCCCACAGAACGAAAGCACTGTGGAAGGCGTAGTAGCCGATGCCGCTGCTGCCGTACACCGCGGCTGGATCAACATCAAATCGGCCATCACCGGCCAAGACGACTCGGCTATTCTGGGCGAGTGCGAAACCGGCGATAAAGTAGCCCTCGAAGCCTATGAAAAGGCCATGAGCACTGGGTTGCCAGCCGAAGCTAAAAACGTAATTCAGAAGCAGCACAGCGAAATCTTGGCGGCTAAGAACCAGATTACCACGCTGAAGGGTCAGACTCATTAA
- a CDS encoding exonuclease domain-containing protein, whose protein sequence is MYAIIDLETTGGQPTQDRITEIAIFIHDGEQVIDQYETLLNPGRPIPFFISQLTGINDDMVRDAPKFHEVARKIVEMTEGCVFVAHNVRFDYSFMKKEFADLGYNYSRKTLCTVRLSRSLIPGQPSYSLGKLCQNIGIPLNNRHRAAGDAEATAILFDRLLKITQQSESLTQPGISPADTLAAVDAVAPSGRQPKAAKQPSPKRVTAVQEAIKTALLPPNITPEKVASLPQEAGVYYFYNEEGEVIYVGKSINIYKRIQQHFAVDYKSRKSLEFKNSISDITWHLTGSELVALLYESDEIKRLKPLYNRAQRRSVFPAGIFLRTDENGYLRLYYGRADDHAESHPLIALGNQFKAKGFLFHKVSKFGLCQKLCDLYKTQGSCFDYQVHRCKGACVGLEPPEEYNKRVEEAIESFTFEHGSFVVIGKGRREDEKSIVLVENGRYLGFGYVDGEFSARRIGDFKDAITRYNDNKDVQQIIRQYLRTPHKDKVKIFR, encoded by the coding sequence TTGTACGCTATCATCGACCTTGAGACCACCGGTGGGCAGCCAACCCAGGACCGCATCACCGAGATTGCCATTTTTATTCACGACGGCGAACAGGTCATCGACCAGTACGAAACCCTCCTGAATCCGGGGCGGCCTATTCCTTTCTTTATCAGCCAGTTGACCGGCATCAACGACGACATGGTGCGCGATGCGCCCAAGTTTCATGAGGTGGCCCGCAAGATTGTCGAGATGACCGAAGGCTGCGTGTTTGTGGCCCACAACGTGCGGTTTGATTACTCCTTCATGAAGAAGGAATTTGCCGATTTAGGCTACAATTACTCGCGCAAAACCCTGTGTACCGTGCGCCTGAGCCGCTCCCTGATTCCGGGTCAGCCGAGCTACAGCCTAGGCAAGTTGTGCCAGAATATTGGCATTCCGCTGAACAACCGGCACCGCGCCGCCGGCGACGCCGAAGCCACCGCCATCCTGTTTGATCGTCTGCTCAAAATCACGCAGCAAAGCGAATCCCTGACCCAGCCCGGCATCAGCCCAGCTGATACGCTGGCCGCCGTCGACGCGGTGGCACCCAGTGGCCGCCAGCCCAAAGCCGCCAAGCAGCCCAGCCCCAAGCGCGTTACGGCCGTGCAGGAAGCCATCAAGACGGCTTTGCTCCCGCCCAACATCACACCCGAAAAAGTAGCTTCGCTGCCCCAGGAAGCCGGCGTGTATTACTTCTACAACGAGGAAGGCGAAGTGATTTATGTGGGCAAAAGCATCAACATCTACAAACGCATTCAGCAGCACTTCGCCGTTGATTATAAGTCGCGCAAGTCGCTGGAATTCAAAAACTCGATTTCGGACATTACCTGGCATCTAACTGGCTCTGAGTTGGTTGCGTTGTTGTACGAATCCGACGAAATCAAGCGCCTCAAGCCACTCTACAACCGCGCTCAGCGCCGCTCGGTGTTTCCGGCGGGCATTTTTCTGCGCACCGACGAAAACGGCTACCTGCGCCTTTACTACGGTCGGGCCGACGACCACGCCGAGTCACATCCGTTGATTGCGCTGGGCAACCAGTTCAAAGCCAAGGGATTCCTGTTTCATAAAGTATCGAAGTTCGGGCTATGCCAGAAGCTCTGCGATCTGTACAAAACCCAGGGCTCCTGCTTTGATTATCAGGTACATCGCTGCAAAGGCGCCTGCGTGGGCCTGGAGCCGCCCGAAGAATACAACAAGCGCGTAGAAGAAGCCATCGAGTCGTTTACGTTTGAGCACGGCTCGTTTGTGGTCATCGGCAAAGGACGTCGCGAAGACGAAAAATCCATTGTGCTGGTCGAAAACGGCCGGTACTTGGGGTTTGGTTACGTCGACGGCGAGTTTTCGGCGCGGCGAATCGGTGATTTTAAAGATGCGATCACGCGCTACAACGACAACAAAGACGTCCAACAGATCATCCGTCAGTACCTGCGCACACCGCACAAAGACAAAGTGAAAATCTTTCGGTGA
- a CDS encoding STAS/SEC14 domain-containing protein — MADLLYPTDESLYFHNELASVIEHPAKFVRIEWQIVPVRSSEFRMVYEQVLALLKNKGYTKVLTDHRSMPPILPEDKEWLARCWAPRAVHEGGYKRCAVVQTQDSANYLYTKHITHAINHLALEVGQFEDQQAAVRWLCCA, encoded by the coding sequence ATGGCTGACCTGCTATATCCTACCGACGAATCGCTGTATTTTCATAATGAACTAGCCAGCGTTATTGAGCATCCCGCCAAGTTTGTGCGTATTGAATGGCAAATTGTGCCCGTGCGCAGCTCCGAGTTTAGGATGGTGTACGAGCAAGTATTGGCGCTCCTCAAAAATAAAGGATATACCAAAGTCCTGACCGATCACCGGAGCATGCCGCCCATTCTGCCCGAGGACAAAGAATGGCTGGCGCGCTGCTGGGCGCCCCGCGCCGTGCACGAAGGCGGCTACAAACGCTGCGCGGTGGTCCAAACTCAGGATTCCGCCAACTATTTGTATACCAAGCATATAACCCATGCCATAAATCACCTGGCACTGGAGGTAGGCCAGTTCGAAGATCAACAGGCAGCCGTACGCTGGCTGTGCTGCGCTTAA
- a CDS encoding DNA topoisomerase IB, with protein MPATTHPRPKVKKKNLVPDDEAHVLYKDPARQAELAGLRYLTDAKPGLTRVAGPDGTFNYLNAKGEAITDEKTLSRISSFVIPPAWTDVWISPSANSHLQVTGRDAKGRKQYIYHTAWDQARSLTKFSRLQAFGEKLPALRQRIQQDLKRPKLDREKVIAIVLTLMDQSFIRVGNKEYAKKNKSYGLTTLRDRHVQVEGDEVRFSFVGKKGVPHDVTLHDRRLARMVQKCKEIPGQHLFQYYSADGHRQELESGDVNAYLQEVTSINLSAKDFRTWGGTVKMVECLESVLHEEPDLPKDKVLKRAVKNVAAGLGNTPTVCSKYYIHPQVVELFNSDKLIDYLRKHDVNPEENDLLTPTEHMVLEMLSEIA; from the coding sequence ATGCCCGCTACAACCCACCCACGCCCCAAAGTCAAAAAAAAGAACCTAGTCCCCGACGACGAAGCGCACGTTCTCTACAAAGATCCGGCCCGTCAAGCCGAACTCGCCGGCCTACGTTACCTCACCGATGCTAAGCCCGGCCTGACCCGCGTAGCCGGCCCCGATGGCACCTTCAACTATCTGAATGCCAAAGGGGAAGCGATCACGGATGAAAAAACCTTAAGCCGCATCAGCAGCTTTGTGATTCCGCCGGCCTGGACCGACGTCTGGATTTCGCCCTCCGCCAATTCGCACCTGCAAGTGACCGGCCGCGATGCCAAGGGCCGCAAGCAGTACATCTACCACACGGCCTGGGACCAGGCGCGCAGCCTGACGAAGTTTAGCCGTTTGCAGGCGTTCGGCGAGAAGTTGCCCGCCCTGCGGCAGCGCATTCAGCAAGACTTGAAGCGCCCCAAGCTCGACCGCGAAAAAGTGATTGCCATCGTGCTCACCCTCATGGACCAGTCGTTTATTCGGGTGGGAAACAAGGAATACGCTAAGAAAAACAAGAGCTACGGCCTGACCACCCTGCGCGATCGCCACGTGCAAGTAGAAGGCGACGAGGTTCGGTTTTCGTTTGTGGGCAAAAAAGGCGTCCCGCACGACGTAACGCTGCACGATCGCCGCCTAGCCCGCATGGTGCAGAAGTGCAAAGAGATTCCGGGACAGCATCTGTTTCAGTACTACTCTGCCGATGGCCACCGCCAGGAACTGGAGTCGGGCGACGTAAATGCGTATCTGCAAGAGGTAACGAGTATCAATCTGTCGGCCAAGGACTTCCGGACGTGGGGCGGCACCGTGAAAATGGTGGAATGCCTCGAAAGTGTGCTGCACGAAGAACCCGACCTGCCCAAAGACAAAGTGCTGAAGCGCGCCGTGAAAAACGTGGCTGCCGGCTTGGGCAACACGCCCACCGTGTGCAGCAAATACTACATTCACCCGCAGGTGGTGGAACTTTTCAACTCCGATAAGCTGATTGACTACCTGCGCAAACACGACGTCAATCCGGAAGAAAACGACCTGCTCACACCCACCGAGCACATGGTGCTGGAAATGCTGAGCGAGATAGCTTAA
- a CDS encoding M48 family metalloprotease, which translates to MIRFLSKPWLLLSLAASLATSACSGSGDGVVLFSVDDDKALGTKVAAKTDSTYQASGQLLQRSANPQVYQLLDGVVNRVLNSGQLTYRNEFPWDVKIIKDDNIQNAFATPGGHIYVFTGLIKYLDNESQLAGVLGHEIAHADRRHTSKQLQQQYGISLLLSLVLGENPNQLVTIASELGQLKFSRDFEREADLYSVKYLNGTGYYACNGTAGFFEKAQKEGQTGGTPEFLSTHPDPGSRVEAINTEAQTEGCTGRTVDNTNFDKLKSLL; encoded by the coding sequence ATGATCCGCTTCCTTTCCAAACCCTGGCTTCTGTTATCTCTGGCTGCTTCTCTTGCTACCTCGGCCTGTTCGGGCAGTGGCGATGGCGTGGTGCTCTTCTCCGTCGACGACGACAAAGCCCTCGGCACCAAGGTGGCGGCCAAAACCGATTCCACGTATCAGGCCAGCGGCCAGTTGCTTCAGCGCAGCGCCAATCCCCAGGTGTACCAGTTGCTCGACGGGGTGGTAAACCGGGTTCTAAATTCGGGTCAGCTTACCTATCGCAATGAGTTTCCGTGGGATGTCAAAATCATCAAAGACGACAACATCCAAAACGCGTTTGCCACGCCCGGCGGCCACATTTACGTATTCACGGGGCTGATCAAATACCTCGACAACGAATCGCAGCTGGCGGGGGTATTGGGTCATGAAATTGCCCACGCCGACCGCCGCCATACGTCCAAGCAGCTTCAGCAGCAATACGGTATCTCGTTGCTGCTGAGCCTAGTACTAGGTGAAAACCCCAACCAACTGGTTACCATCGCCAGCGAATTGGGCCAGTTGAAGTTTAGCCGCGACTTCGAGCGCGAAGCCGATTTGTATTCGGTGAAATACCTCAACGGCACCGGCTATTACGCCTGCAACGGCACGGCGGGCTTTTTTGAGAAAGCGCAGAAGGAAGGCCAGACGGGCGGTACGCCCGAGTTCCTCAGCACCCACCCCGATCCGGGTTCGCGCGTGGAGGCCATTAATACCGAAGCCCAAACCGAAGGCTGCACCGGCCGCACCGTCGACAACACCAATTTCGACAAGCTGAAATCGCTGCTGTAA
- a CDS encoding App1 family protein, with protein MPSFLDKFSDWAERADNLILRTRTRLGMLDPLQIVPYRSYGTPTRLYVKGRLLTDKGIGEPDASDSRWHNLLNMYRRFESNEISGAQLIIRPADGTEHAVVTDEEGYFTLNIEPQALPEPIDFMWYPVDVLLQSVPAPIPMAAGLRTQAPVLIPPADAEYGIISDLDDTVIQTSATDMLRMARTVLLRNARSRLPFKGVAEFYRALQLGRNGKRNNPFFYVSSSPWNLYDLLEDFLTLNQIPPGPLLLRDMALVRQKAGDASEHHGHKLKEIDNLLLTYPKLPFVLIGDSGQEDANIYREVVRRHPGRILAIYIRDVLRPDRATLVESVSEELRADKVEMLLVQDTVQAAEHAARAGLIFTEAIPAVEQEKHKDETTPDDPGEVQKEG; from the coding sequence ATGCCTTCCTTTCTTGATAAATTCAGCGACTGGGCCGAGCGAGCCGACAACCTCATTCTGCGTACCCGCACGCGCCTGGGCATGCTTGACCCGCTGCAAATTGTGCCGTATCGCAGCTACGGTACGCCCACACGGCTTTATGTTAAAGGCCGTTTGCTGACCGACAAAGGCATCGGCGAGCCCGACGCGTCCGACTCGCGCTGGCATAACCTGCTGAACATGTACCGGCGCTTCGAAAGCAACGAAATCAGCGGAGCGCAGCTCATTATCAGGCCCGCCGACGGCACCGAGCACGCTGTAGTCACCGACGAAGAAGGCTACTTTACACTTAACATCGAACCCCAGGCGCTGCCCGAACCCATCGATTTTATGTGGTATCCGGTGGATGTGCTGTTGCAGTCGGTGCCAGCTCCCATCCCGATGGCGGCGGGCCTGCGTACGCAGGCGCCAGTGCTTATCCCGCCGGCCGATGCGGAATACGGCATCATCAGCGACCTCGATGACACGGTTATCCAGACTTCGGCCACCGACATGCTGCGCATGGCCCGCACGGTGCTGCTGCGCAATGCCCGCTCGCGGCTGCCTTTCAAAGGAGTAGCGGAGTTTTATCGGGCCTTGCAGCTGGGCCGCAACGGCAAGCGCAACAACCCGTTTTTCTATGTGAGCAGCAGTCCCTGGAACCTCTACGACCTGCTGGAAGACTTTCTGACCCTAAACCAGATTCCGCCGGGCCCGTTGTTGCTGCGCGACATGGCGTTGGTGCGCCAGAAAGCCGGCGATGCGTCGGAGCATCATGGCCACAAGCTCAAAGAGATTGATAACCTGCTGCTTACCTATCCCAAGCTTCCTTTTGTGCTTATTGGTGATAGCGGACAGGAAGACGCTAATATCTACCGTGAAGTAGTGCGGCGCCACCCCGGCCGCATTCTGGCCATCTACATTCGCGACGTGCTCCGGCCCGACCGCGCCACGTTGGTGGAAAGCGTGTCGGAGGAGCTGCGGGCCGACAAAGTAGAAATGCTGCTCGTGCAGGACACGGTGCAGGCCGCCGAGCACGCCGCCCGCGCGGGGCTCATCTTCACCGAAGCCATTCCGGCCGTGGAGCAGGAAAAGCACAAAGACGAAACCACTCCCGACGACCCCGGCGAGGTACAAAAAGAAGGTTAA
- a CDS encoding YybH family protein: protein MRKIFWVLICGVLLSACSQVPAATSLRRDITQVLTTQTAAWNRGDVAGFMQGYWQSDSLVFIGKRGLTYGWQPTLDNYKRNYPDAAAMGQLVFSNLRITPLGDEAAHLVGKWHLTRPKAGDLEGHFLLVFRRLNGQWVIVADHSS from the coding sequence ATGAGAAAGATATTTTGGGTTCTCATTTGTGGCGTGCTGCTAAGCGCCTGCTCGCAGGTGCCTGCTGCCACCTCGCTGCGCCGCGACATTACCCAAGTGCTCACTACGCAAACCGCCGCCTGGAACCGCGGCGACGTGGCGGGCTTTATGCAAGGCTATTGGCAATCCGATTCGTTGGTGTTCATTGGCAAGCGCGGGCTTACCTACGGCTGGCAGCCCACCCTCGATAACTACAAGCGCAATTATCCCGACGCTGCCGCTATGGGCCAGCTGGTGTTCTCCAACCTGCGCATTACGCCCCTCGGCGACGAGGCCGCGCACTTAGTGGGCAAGTGGCACCTAACGCGCCCCAAGGCCGGCGATTTGGAAGGCCATTTTCTGCTGGTTTTTCGTAGGCTGAACGGGCAGTGGGTGATTGTCGCCGACCATTCAAGCTAG
- the mtgA gene encoding monofunctional biosynthetic peptidoglycan transglycosylase, which produces MKKAFLRVANYKQLWQRTWRIGLQVIAALFLTSLAWVLVYRWVAPPATWIMLERRAHPPVGKGYYGIVQDGRRIRYDFKTIGEVTPQLPLALIAAEDQRFLLHHGFDFDALVKAAKRNMKSDDKVVGGSTISQQVAKNVFLWHGRSYVRKGLEAYFTVLIELLWNKRRIMEMYMNVAEMGDCTFGAEAASQRYFHKSANRLTPPEAALLAGVLPNPLRFRASNPGPVARAKQQRVLRNMRRLGGTTYVKEILEN; this is translated from the coding sequence TTGAAGAAGGCTTTTTTACGCGTGGCGAATTACAAACAACTATGGCAGCGGACGTGGCGCATCGGACTGCAAGTGATAGCCGCGTTATTTCTGACTTCGCTGGCGTGGGTGCTCGTGTATCGGTGGGTAGCACCCCCTGCCACCTGGATTATGCTGGAACGCCGGGCGCACCCGCCCGTGGGCAAAGGCTACTACGGCATCGTGCAGGACGGCCGCCGGATTCGCTACGATTTCAAAACCATTGGGGAAGTGACGCCGCAACTGCCGCTGGCCCTGATCGCGGCCGAAGACCAGCGCTTTCTGCTGCACCACGGCTTCGATTTCGATGCCCTGGTGAAAGCTGCCAAGCGCAACATGAAGAGCGACGATAAGGTCGTGGGGGGCAGCACCATTTCGCAGCAGGTTGCCAAAAACGTGTTTCTCTGGCACGGCCGCAGCTACGTGCGCAAAGGCTTGGAAGCCTACTTCACGGTGCTCATTGAGCTGCTCTGGAACAAGCGCCGCATCATGGAGATGTACATGAACGTAGCCGAAATGGGCGATTGCACGTTTGGGGCCGAAGCCGCTTCGCAGCGTTACTTTCACAAATCGGCCAATCGGCTCACACCGCCGGAAGCGGCCTTGCTGGCCGGCGTGCTACCCAATCCGCTGCGGTTTCGGGCCAGCAACCCCGGCCCTGTGGCGCGTGCCAAGCAGCAACGCGTCCTGCGCAACATGCGCCGCCTAGGGGGCACAACTTACGTGAAAGAGATTCTGGAGAATTAA
- a CDS encoding LON peptidase substrate-binding domain-containing protein: protein MRLLPLFPLNIVVYPGEKLNLHIFEPRYRQLVHDCLETDMTFGIPPYIQDSVSLLGTEVRLVGVEKVYDNGEMDIRTRGLRVFRVQEFFRQAPGKLYAAGQVEDIVDDSEEDAVLKTHITEQVRKLYDILGLRKLFLDLPPDYKIYDIAHHLGFNIDQEYQLLEATSEHERQEIVREHLDHILPVLLETERLKDRVRLNGHFKNLTPPNF, encoded by the coding sequence ATGCGCCTTCTTCCGCTCTTCCCGCTCAACATTGTGGTGTACCCCGGCGAGAAACTCAATCTGCACATCTTCGAGCCCCGTTACCGGCAGCTAGTGCACGACTGCCTCGAAACGGACATGACTTTTGGCATCCCACCTTATATCCAGGACAGCGTGAGCCTACTGGGCACCGAAGTGCGTTTGGTGGGCGTTGAGAAGGTGTATGACAACGGCGAAATGGACATTCGGACGCGCGGGCTGCGCGTGTTTCGGGTGCAGGAGTTTTTCCGGCAGGCGCCGGGTAAGCTTTACGCCGCGGGTCAGGTGGAAGACATTGTAGACGATTCGGAGGAAGATGCGGTGCTGAAAACCCATATTACCGAGCAGGTGCGCAAGCTCTACGACATTCTGGGGCTGCGCAAGCTGTTTCTGGACCTGCCGCCCGACTACAAAATCTACGACATTGCCCATCACCTAGGCTTCAATATCGATCAGGAATACCAACTGCTGGAAGCCACCAGCGAACACGAGCGCCAGGAAATCGTGCGCGAGCACCTCGACCACATTCTGCCGGTGCTGCTCGAAACCGAGCGCCTCAAGGACCGGGTGCGCCTCAACGGACACTTTAAAAACCTGACGCCCCCTAATTTTTAG
- a CDS encoding metallophosphoesterase has translation MPTYLPHLLIVAFLLLCGWFAYRYRRERNFRRKPYVAPTARAWASHQPDPAAAVRHRVALVGDLGAVATDGHDPVLNLLQGWLQEAGPASTVVVLGDNVYPTGLPAVGHHGRSNAEFRLDIQLDTLRSYDGRVIFLSGNHDWNKGRRDGYEYLLRQEEYVLTHLPGAYYLPPNGCPGPVTMQLAENVLLVVLNTQWWVQHGPRPLGKENGCTATDSRMPFVQLQEILEQNRHQQVLIAGHHPLYSNAMHGGQFTTKQHVFPLTQMHKQAYVPLPGLGSLFPIYRKLVGAEEDMAHPRYRTMRKRLLRVLRQFPNLIYAAGHDHNLQYFNYKGGHYLVSGSGSKTAFVGKGGKATFTHEHKGFFVIEYYENGDVWLRTLEPGNTDGTERAPEAFRQLLSNQLVPKQAPTPASSAS, from the coding sequence TTGCCTACGTATCTACCTCACTTACTGATAGTTGCTTTTTTGTTGCTGTGTGGCTGGTTTGCCTACCGCTACCGACGCGAACGCAACTTTCGTCGTAAACCCTACGTGGCGCCAACTGCCCGCGCCTGGGCCAGCCACCAGCCCGATCCGGCGGCTGCGGTTCGGCATCGGGTGGCCTTGGTTGGCGACTTGGGCGCCGTAGCCACCGACGGCCACGACCCGGTGCTGAACCTGCTGCAAGGCTGGCTCCAGGAAGCCGGCCCGGCCAGCACAGTAGTGGTGCTCGGCGACAACGTGTACCCAACCGGCCTGCCCGCCGTAGGGCACCACGGGCGCAGCAACGCCGAGTTTCGCCTTGACATTCAGCTGGATACCTTACGCAGCTACGACGGGCGGGTAATCTTTTTGAGCGGCAACCACGATTGGAACAAGGGCCGCCGCGACGGCTACGAATACTTGCTGCGTCAGGAAGAATACGTGCTGACCCACCTGCCGGGCGCCTACTACTTGCCGCCCAACGGCTGCCCCGGCCCGGTTACGATGCAACTCGCCGAAAACGTACTTTTGGTAGTGCTCAATACGCAGTGGTGGGTGCAGCACGGGCCTCGCCCACTGGGCAAGGAAAACGGTTGCACCGCCACCGACAGCCGCATGCCTTTCGTGCAGCTTCAGGAAATTCTGGAGCAGAACCGCCACCAGCAGGTGTTAATTGCCGGCCATCATCCGCTGTACTCTAACGCCATGCACGGAGGCCAGTTTACCACCAAACAGCACGTTTTTCCGCTTACTCAGATGCACAAGCAGGCCTATGTGCCACTGCCGGGCCTGGGCTCGCTGTTTCCCATATACCGCAAACTTGTGGGGGCCGAGGAAGATATGGCCCACCCCCGCTACCGCACTATGCGCAAGCGTTTGCTACGGGTGCTGCGGCAGTTTCCGAACCTGATTTACGCCGCCGGCCACGATCATAACCTCCAGTATTTCAACTACAAAGGTGGCCACTACTTAGTCAGCGGATCAGGCAGCAAAACGGCCTTCGTGGGCAAAGGCGGCAAAGCCACCTTTACGCACGAGCACAAGGGTTTTTTTGTGATCGAGTACTACGAAAACGGCGATGTGTGGCTGCGGACCCTGGAGCCCGGCAACACCGATGGCACCGAGCGGGCACCAGAAGCATTTCGCCAACTACTTAGTAATCAACTTGTTCCGAAGCAGGCCCCAACACCTGCAAGCTCCGCGAGCTGA